CTACCTCCCTGCCTGGGgcaccctccctccctctgcaGGCCTCCCCCTCCTCGTCCATCAGGTCCTCCTCTTGGGAGAGCAGGGCGGCTGTGGAGCCGTTGTTGCCTGGGAAGAGGGCAGCGAACCCTGTCACCACTGAGCTCCTGGCACTATTCCCAAAGCGCTGGCTCTCAGGGCTCATCGGCTCACTGTCCTCCTGCTCTGACAGCAAGTCGTGTTCGTCTTTAACAAGTGGCTCAGTGCCCTGCTGCTGGCTGTCGAGGGCCAGCTGTCCCGAGACATAGGAGGGGTGTAAGGGATCTCTGCTAGACAGAGGCTTGAAAGACAAATCCAGTGCACAGTCCATGTCATCTGAAGCCCGGGACCTCTGGGACAGCGATACGGTGGAACTACTGACATCAGCTTTTGTTTTTCCAGCTGTTTGAACGCAGGGCTCGGCCTCTGCTGACACATAATTGACACCTACAAGGTCCGGGGACCTGCCAGAGTGACCGTTTGCCTTCTGCTTGCTCTGTGTAGACCTATCACAATCTGTGACAGCCAGCCTGACTTCGCTGTTGTCCATGTCAAACTCTTCTGCTGGGGGTGCCCTATGAAGCCCCTGAGACTGCGTCTGGAGCTGTCGCCGGACAAGCTGCTTACTGTGCAGCTCCCCATCTGAGGAATTCTCCCTGTCCAGACAGCTCAGTCCCAAACCCTCACCCATTTTTTCATCCAGAGAGAAAAGTTCCTTATCTTTGAGTTTGCCTTTGCATACTTTTACTATATCATACATGTGGAGGTAACTGGCTGCTGCCAGAACATCCTCTACAGGCAGAGTGCTGAATTCCAACTTTCCCTCATACATAAATTCAAGGAGCAGACTGAAAGCCGGGGCTGTCACAATGTCACTGTTGAGATGCACAACGTCCCTTTTGTCTAGCTGGTCCCTGTAGAAGAGATGGAAGTACATGCTGCAGGAGGCCAGCACAGCTCTGTGCGCTTTGAATCGAGCCTCCCCGACAAGAACAGTGCAGTCACAGAGGAAACCTTGGTGACGCTGCTGACTCAGACACTGCAGCAACTGGCGGCTATGGTCTGGGAACTCCATTCTTCCTTCATAACCtgatgaaaaacaggaaaaacaggaTACTGGATAAACGAAATGAAGCCATTTATAGGGCACAGTAGAGCTGCCGACGCGAATCTTAGGCAAACACCAAGTAACCAAACAAGGCAAAATGCTACACAGAACTTGAGTCAAAAAGTGCAAATGATTTAAAAGTGGCAGTAAACACACTGCGTCTTACACATGTCCTATTTTACTAGAAAGTTTTAGGGGGGGGGGAATCAACTGCAACAAAAAGGCTGAGTTCAACTAATCTGTTAAAATAACTTTAGCCAACTTGAAAGCATAAATTGTACATTCTTTCCAGTGGTGCAGGACACGCTGCGCTGCGCTCACCCACCCATGTATCACGGTGTAAACGGATCCACTCTCCGAATTATCCAAAGTACTGCGTTTGTAGTGGCCGGGCTGGTTCTATTAGAAATACCGAAAAGAAGCGCACCGGCGCCTTTCCGTACGCACTCAAACACTGATGTTTACAGAACAAGCAAGTGGAGCTGGAAATGATACCACTCGTCCATCGCGGAGGAAGGCTTAGGTGAAAAAATAAGCCCAGTGCAGAGTGAGTAAACTGGTGCTCTGTTTGCTAATTACACTGCAAGCTGTGGAGTCAGCTGCTCTGACATCACCGCAATGGAAACGCTACCTCCAGCTGTGCTCCCCTTTATGCCATATGTTAACTCTGGGCTACGCAGTCCAAAAAAGACACACAAGTGATAGATAAGTAGATTTGTTAATgtcacaacaacacacagcatTGCCAACTTTGTAAAAAATCGGGTAATTTATCACTAAAATAACCTAAAACCGCGGACCAGATTCAACCGCTTTTACGCACTCATCAGACACACGCGCTCAAATATGAATTATTAGTTTGAAGGAGACTGGTTATAATCCGGAAAGCCAgctgttaggaaaaaaaaaccctcaagtgTATGGATATTAAAGTTTGATACTTCCGAGTCCATCGTGGATAAGCTGTTA
This portion of the Sphaeramia orbicularis chromosome 22, fSphaOr1.1, whole genome shotgun sequence genome encodes:
- the zbtb42 gene encoding zinc finger and BTB domain-containing protein 18.2, with the translated sequence MEFPDHSRQLLQCLSQQRHQGFLCDCTVLVGEARFKAHRAVLASCSMYFHLFYRDQLDKRDVVHLNSDIVTAPAFSLLLEFMYEGKLEFSTLPVEDVLAAASYLHMYDIVKVCKGKLKDKELFSLDEKMGEGLGLSCLDRENSSDGELHSKQLVRRQLQTQSQGLHRAPPAEEFDMDNSEVRLAVTDCDRSTQSKQKANGHSGRSPDLVGVNYVSAEAEPCVQTAGKTKADVSSSTVSLSQRSRASDDMDCALDLSFKPLSSRDPLHPSYVSGQLALDSQQQGTEPLVKDEHDLLSEQEDSEPMSPESQRFGNSARSSVVTGFAALFPGNNGSTAALLSQEEDLMDEEGEACRGREGAPGREVEERRGRLLGDSEEEEEDDLASSDISTSSGVLLPPGQQVCVCPLCSKVFPSPHVLQLHLSSHFREKDGARSKLSPDGSVPTCLQCNKTFSCMYTLKRHERTHSGEKPYTCGQCGKSFQYSHNLSRHAVVHTREKPHACKWCERRFTQSGDLYRHIRKFHCGLVKTLAIG